TGTTGAACCAACATATCTGTTGCTTGGAAAGAAGTCTGTCATGTTTTCAGACGGCAGAAAGCAGTGTGATGTGTTACGAAATTAAGAGTTACCTGATGTTGGGTGGTGTCACTTAAGCAAGTCTGTTAGCCTGTCTGTTTGTATCTTGTATCTAAGACCTGAGAGtggttttaaatgtttcaaCAGATTGCAGACGGCCAAAGAGAACTTATTGAGTCCTACAGTGTAAAAAAGAGACACTTTATTGGAAATACAAGCATGGATGCCTGCCTGTCTTTCATTATGGCAAACCATGGGAGAGTAAAACCCAATGATGTTGTATATGATCCATTTGTTGGAACaggtatatatatatttttttctgctggcagGAAAAACTGGGAGATTGTGTTACTGCTTGCACCACGCTTTTACCTGGTGCAGCAGCTTCTGGTGCTTGACTGAGATTTGAGATGATACCAAAAGCAAAATGGTGATTAttaaatgtatgtttttttaacttgagagggattttgggggaaggagaCTAACTTCAGAAGATGtaaacagtttattttacaCTTCTGACAAGTCTGTCTTCACTGTATTAATTTATGTAACGTGGCTTAAACACCAGTTCATGTGTGCCATGGACTCCTTAAGATCCAAAGTGAGTAAGAACTGAAATTTGGCTACAGTACTCCCTGCAGCCACTTTCAGAATGTTCAAGGAGCAGCATTTTTGGAGGTGGCTGTTTAGAGAAGTGCTGAGGACACTTCTGGAATATAACACAACATAGCATAGCATAGTGATCACTTCTTTGTACCGTCATGTCTTGTCTTCAGGATGATATTGTTCACACCATATATCCGCCCCAAGCTGAACTTTCCTTAGTTAAGCCAGGAGGGGGAGCTTTTATTCCACATATTACTCTGTGTGGCATAGAAGGACTTTTTACCTGAGGGAAACTCAACTGTTTTCTAGGTGAAATAGAAGATCTATTGTGTCAGGTTGTGCCATTTAATCATACAAGAGTATATATTGTGTTAAGCTACCTATAGTAGTTTCTTCAAAAGCGTAACAAAGGCTGTGTTTCTGACCCTGATTTTGCTAAACTTTTATCAAGAAGACCACTTGTAAGATGCATGCAATTACAAATACTACATTAATGGGAAGTTGAAGAGAATTTGCTGCAGAAATCACTGCAGGGAAGTTAGGGAGAGAGAAGACAACACTAAAGGGTCACCAGTAGGACAAATTCTTATTAGCATGCAGCTTCTCTGTACTGTAGAAAAACAGACCAGGGGTGTAATGTTTATAGAAACAGAAGGCTTCAGTGAACTGTATGGTTATTGTGTCAAATTTTTGTTCATATACAACCTGATTTTTTGCATACATAATAATGTCATATGAAATTTCTTCCTCCTCCGTGTGCTTGTTGTGTTCCTTGCAGATGGGTAGTACTTTTTGAAAGGTTGAGGAAATTCCTCTACTTCATCTCTAAGCAGTTTGTTTAATTTCGGTATCTATGGTTTTGTGTCTTTTTGCAAAAATCTGCTAAACCTAAATCACAAAAAATTCTCTGAGAGCATTCATTCTCTTGGGACTGAAAATTGAAGTAAAAAAGGAAGGGTGAagttagaggaagaaaaatcacagaagtgGCAAAGCTATAGAAATTTAAGATAAATGATAAGTTGTGTTTCAGTTCAAAAGTGTAAGATATACAAAATTGTCCCCAAATTGCCTAATGATTTgaagtacaattttttttactttattgaATTAGCCAGCTGTAACATACAGGCTTGAGGTTAAAGGTGTGTAGGGACACTGGAGATACTGGGTGGCATGTCATTTGTCAGGAAAGTGTATTTGTATTTATGACTGAAAAACTAAACAGTGGATTTTGCACCTACTTTTGGTGAGTAAACCTCAGGAATTTCACTAGTCTCTTGAGGTCTTTTAGAGGATTTTCAAGGTTGTCAGTGCAACAGTGCCACTGGAATTTTGGGGGTAGTTTAGACTTGAGAGTGATGCAGTGGGTTTGAGCTGAGGGGTTTGGAAGAACATACAATCAGGATTTGAGGAGTACTTTGAAGAAACTGCAGCTCAGATTTCTTTCATTAATGCAACTTTAATACCAGGCTTggtttcttcctgttttttatGCTGAAAAGGTAAATAGTATCAAATTAGACCGGCCTCGCAAAATGGTGCTTGCTTGTTGGAAACAAACTATTTTTGCTGGATGAGCCAAATCATAAGTCTTCCACGTTAGTCTAAGAGTGGACAATTGGAATTTGTCCTTGGAATGAAAAGTGCTTTTGACCAGGCTGATTTAGGAGACTTGATTCCCCTTTTTTGTAAAGCAGAATTGGAATGGCCAGGATTATTTGTGAGTTGTAAAATGTAACTTCCATAAACTGTTTGGCATTCTTTCCTCAGTGTTGGACGGAAGGAAGCCTGGAGGTTTCTGGAAGAATAAATTGAGTTTTTTACCTGAATACTTTGTATTTCCTCCTAGACAATTTGTTCTGGTTATCTCAGTAAGCTTATTGTTCGTACCTTTGGAAGATGTTTGTCCCTACTTTTCCTTTGCTGATTCCTGATACTGCATAATTGCAAATGACAggaattttttctttgacaTCCTGGAGCGTAGCGGTATGACCAGACCCTCATCCGTGCTGAAGAGATGGGGGAAATAATATACAATAGAAAGGCATGAATTTCTGTGCCACCATCACTCTGCTAATAGTCGTCAGGGGGCACAATGATTCTCTGATTAACCCTTTCCATACATCTGTTTGATACAGTAGGTCAAAGGGCTGGCCATATTAGGGTATTTAAGTATTCATGCACCTTCTGTGTGAACACTATTGAACTAGTGCCAGCTGAGATCTATCATAAGCTGTAAGTTCATGTtttcctaacttttttttttaccctgtgaTTAAAAACATTCCTAGATGGGCAAAGTACTTTCTTCTTACTTTTCTTATAGGACTAGGTGGTATGCCATACTTGGGGTCAGGGCTAGCTAAATTTGTCTTGACCCTCTGGAGGTACTGCCCATCTGTTCTGAGGGATTGCAGCCGAGAAGGGCAATGGGTGACTCCTCTGGGGTGAGTAACCTTGCTTTTCCCTGATCTGTTtcacaagaaaaagcagaggaattgttttttttttttttttttttttctttctccctcacCTTCAGGTTTGGTAGAGTTCATCAGCATATGATGTAggatttctctgttttctagTGCCCTGAGATGGGATCTTTAGCCTGTGCACACAGTGCATGTTAGCGAGTTGTTGGTGCTGTGGGTGGTGCGGGGCAACGCAGCCACCTGAGATGCTCCTCTCCATGCTGCCGGTGAATGGGAGAACTGGTGTCAGCCGCACAGCCAGCTTGCGCGTTGTTCCCTGTGCTGGTCAACTCTTTGTCCTGCAGCAATCATCCCCTTTATTTTTGCAGGACTGTTTGTATCCATAAGCAGTTAATGTCAGTAGTGTGGGCTTCACAGCCTTGTTCTCTGTCATGGTTCTGTTTTAAACCATTCTGTTAGCTACATACCTCCTTATTAACAACTGAACAACACAGCTCTGTCTGTCCTTTTTGTCGTTTGGAAGCTGTTAAAGAGATAATGTAATTTGCCCTTCTCCATGGGCTATTCAACCATTGCCCAGTTTCAAGGGGAAAACACACATGCTTTTTTgatggtggtgtttttttttttaattaggaaggCAGATCACAATAGTAGGGATTAAGATAATAGTTTTATTGCAGGATAAGTACTCCGATAAATACACTGGTAAAATAGGTGTCATTCTCACAGAAAGAATGCATCTGTGTATAGCTTTCACACTGCAAAACAATTACAGAAACTTCTTTGATATTGCCGTTTACACTGGAGATATTTACATTTACAAGGTTCTTGACCATTGCTTCTTACTCAGGGAATGGCCACGTTATACAAGTTTGATATTAGACACACTTAGGGAGACTGACTTTGAGAACAGACAGGGTAGAGTTGCCATTCGTTTGGTGATGattctgctgcttgcaaagTAGAATTAAAAGGTTTGGACCATGTAATGCTTAAAGGATCTTGTTGccttgaaatacagaaaactatAAACAAACTCCTAAGAACAGTCTCCAGAGATAACAAGTGACATAGGGCATAGCAAGATAAGGAAGATCAGGTATAGCAGACAAGGGACCTAGTGTTACTACCTCTGATTATAGTTCTGTAGTGATTCTAACTGGTTGGTagtcttaattctttttttctttgtttttttttttccttgggtcTACCTTTGGGTCTACTATGCTACTGGTGTAAACTCCTGAAGTTCCCGAGCAAAAAATCCTAACACAGATAACATTTATGACAGCAGTTTAtacttcttcatttttctccccttcacaGGTGGCCTTCTAATCTCCTCAGCACACTTTGGAGCATATGTGTGTGGTACTGATATAGATTACAACACCATCCACGGATTAGGTATGTTACATGTTTCTACGCCGCTGAAATCTTACTCTCTATAAAGCAACATTAATCTTCACAGGATTTATTTggtcatgtttatttttattgatcAATTTACATGTATCCTAGCTAAactattcttttaatttttttaagcaggaaatatttaataaaaggaataacgaaaaccaaaacacagttCCGAATAATAATTACAACAGCTGGGTGCTTTCTTAGTCTGTGATGTAGGAAGCTTCTTGTAACCTAACCCAGGCAGTCTAATTCCATTCTTACTCCTCTGAAAAACTGCAGTGCAAATTATATCTGACTTATTGGACAGTATTATGACTGATGGATAGCGAGAACATCTTACGAACcaatatttttatgaatgtgTTCTGTGACACCCTATGCAGATGGTGCAGAACTTTTCTcatgtattttcattattcCTTGCTACTTGTGAATTTTATTGCAAATACTTGTGACAGTGAGTAGAATAAGGCAGGAGATAAACTCTGGTTTTGTATATggcatttaattattttcctttaaaataagtgATAGGGTATATGAAAGCTTTTCCTGTAAAATAGTTTGTTGTTGAGTATGCTTTTTTTGTCATTCCACTCCCCCTCCTCCAGGCAAGGCAAGCAGAAAGAACCAGAAATGGAGAGGGCCAGATGAAAATATCAGAGCTAATCTCAGACAGTATGGTTTAGAGAAATACTACCTTGACGCACTAGTTTCTGATTCTTCAAGACCAATATGGCGAAAAGGGATGTTGTTTGATGCAATCATTACAGATCGTAAGTTTGTTAATGCTTTTTGTTGCCTAATAACAATGACTAAAAGATGATTGCCTATGTCTGTGCCTGTGTACGTTGATTTAATGCCTTGATGAGTGCTCACACCTGCAGTTTCCATATTACAAAAGGTGACTGTTGAGAGCAGCACTGTGGAAATTGGATCTGCATTTGACATGATAATTAGAAATATCTAACAAAGCTGGCGATAATACTTTCTTCCGTGGGTAGAATATTATGTTTGCCAGTAGAAATCAATATGGCTGAAaattttccttcagagaagTCTCGCTCAGTAAAGGCATAACTTTATTGATGCATGGAGACTTCTTATCAGAGTGGTCCATGCTGCTGTTCGGACTTGATCTGCAACACACTGGAGTCTGCCATGCAGCTCTGAGGGACTTCTGGAGACTTATGTCAAGTCCTTATTGGAATGCTtacaaagagaaattttaatgcatttctgaTACACTTAACTGCTAGAAGCACTAGCAGTTTGAAAGGATCCTCTGCTTTCTTAGAAACATATATATTTAGCACCATTTGTCATGCATGAGACAGAGTAGAGGCTAAGGGAATAAATAAAAGACCTTGATACAGCAATTTCTGATCTCTAGTGCTGGCTCTTATGACAACTCATTTATATTAATTACGAATAGAGAGTGTGACACTTCTTTGTGGGTTGCCTGCTAATTTTTATTTGGCCTGTTTGGCAATAAGACAATGTAGAATGTTAAATATGACTTAGAACTGAGTTTGCAAATTGTGACACAACTTCTGCATTTACAAAATGGTGATATTGGTGCTTCCATGATGCTGGAACAAGTCTCAcaaaaacaaatgtgaaatgaaataaGTATGTTATGCTATTAGAAATGTGCAAAAATGTATGAGAAAAAGCCACCTCTGGTTCTTCTTATCTGTCGGCGTGAGAATGTATAATGTGTTGGCAAGAAATTCCAATATAtacaatttcattttgaaaaaggtTAGCTAAGTGCTATAGGGGAGATGTTTGTGTCTGTCAAACAGGAGAGGATGGGATTATTTGTCACATGTTGGAAATATAAGGAATATCTTGTAATGGATAATACAGAAAAGCATTGTCCTTTGTAGTGTAGCAAATGTCTAGGCTGCTAGAAGCCTCTTACAGCTGGAGGgcttttctgaaactgttttaaAGTAACCTTTTGAAGCAAGAAACTTTGAACAGATCTTGAAGAAATTGCCCTTACTGACTTTTACattgtaaaagcatttttaaaaactttttataaGCCATAGTTTGTGCACTATTGTGTATGTATAATATATTGTATGTTATTTGGCCAAAGGCTGAGGTTCTCATCTCTGTGTTATGCATTTGCTTTGTATAGCGCCATATGGTATCAGAGAAGCTACTCGCAGAACAGGTTCACAAAAGGAAACAGTTAAGTCAGCTGAAAGAAGGTAGGTAAGCTGTCTTGTCTGTTGTAGAATATAAATGTCTTAATGGAAACCCAGTCACAGTTTCAGAATCTTTATTATTTCTTGGTTGGCTGtcagcagttaaaaaaattgATAGTGATaataattaaagaagaaaagcccTTTTTGTTCTCTTAGCAAAACTAGTATGTCACTTCCTAAAATCCTCTTGGTTTTGTTCTCCCTTGTGTTGAGATTTCAAATCCTATTTCTCGTCTCTGTGAGCCACCGTTACCTTACGTTTCCTATCCTCAGAAAGTTCTCTTCAGTCCCTCCAAGCTTCAGAATCAGTCTAATAGAATACCTCTATTTCACCTTAACCTTCTCTCTTGGATTTCCACTGCTCCTTTCCCTTCAGAGATAACACATGGCTTCTTCACTGCCCAGCCTTCCTTGTCTTCTGCCTTTTACTCTAAATTGCCCTTCAGAAAGATGCTGTGCAAAATAACTATTCCCAACATACTTGTGATTCTTTGGCAAGTACTGAAGATGATACTCCAAAGAGTCAGTAGGGGAATTTGGGAAGTCGTGTTCCTCATAGTAGAAGTTGTGTTCCTGGATTGTCCTAGGTGGTTTTGCAAATATCAGATAGTGCTATTTTgcggtttggggtttttgtttaggttttttgtttgttttgttgggtttattttttaactcgGGTTTTACCTGTGCTTTTATGTTTAcacttgtaaatttttttttgtttagcaCAGAAAATCACATCTTCGTTTCATCCAATTATCATCTAAGTGACATCTTTTTTGACCTATTGAAGTTTGCGGCTGAATATCTGGTGATGGGAGGAAGACTAGTTTACTGGCTGCCGATATACAGGCCTGAGTATGTATTCTTGATTTCTGGTATGTAGTATGTCAGAACAGATGCTACATTCTCACTGTGCTTTCTTTTGGGGCATAGTACAGCTGGAACTTCCGTAGTACTAGCACTTAAGAGTAGTGCTCagacttcatattttaaaacttcaaatgAGGGAAAGGAGATTTTGAAATAAGGTTTCTGACTGGAGATAATTCATGACGTCTACCAGAAAGATAAAAGTCTTCACATGTCCTTGCAAACGCATGTCTGATGGGATGAGGTTTAAGCTCAGAAAATTAGGCTTTGAAGGTGCAGATAGATTTCTAAGATAGTACTAGAAAGGCTCtttattaaaatgtgtttctacTAGAGTAGTTGATAGAGGTGCATGACAAGGTCCTGTAAGAGAACATTCTTGGCTCTTGGGGGTTTGGCACTACTAATTTAGCTTTCTTCTGTGAAATTGAAAGTCAAGTGACCAAGAGGTGGCAGTGAGAGGCAGGAAGTGTAGGGGAGCAGCCCTGTTAAGGACGAGAGAGGCCAGCAGAGACTGCAGGATGCTGTCTGCTTGATACTGCAGCCTGGGATTAGAACTGGGTTTAGAAGGAAAGATATCTGTTTGCATACCTTATTTCCCCATCTGTAGATAaggttttgagtttttttttttgttgttgttgtttttttggggttcccccccaacTCTTTCATAGTAAAGTGGGGAGTTGATGTACAGTAGCTGTTTCCAAGTATCTTCCAAATGTAGGGGTGCTCTGGGGAGGTATCTTCTATGCTGTCATATGTTTCTATGTACAGTCAAACTGTACTGATATATAAAGTGGTGGTTGTCCCTGGTTCTACCATGTAGGCTTGTGACAGTCCTACATTTAATTATCTTATCACatgctgttttgaaattttgGAAATCAAAAAGAGCCATTTCTGTTCCATGCTTCCGTAAGAGAAGAGTGCACTTagtagtttgcttttttttttttaatgatagaaTTGGTATCTTAGCCTTTTTTTATTGTAAGACTATtcacaaacaaaataatgaatgcCATTAAGAGTATTACAGCTAATTGTTCAAAATGTCTGTCTATCCGTGCTTAACCCTGACAGACCATGTGTGGTTGTGCATTCTTAGATTTCCATGTCAGTCAACTCTGTTTGGAATTACTGAGTTTATTCTGTTTGTCAAGATAACCAGAGCTTTTTGTCTGCTCATTGAACATCCTTCCTCAGTACAGCAGTATAAATAACTATGAACTGCACATTCTGGTACTACTTTAGTTGCTGTTTTGGGGAGGTTGTCTCTCTCAGGCTGTAGTTGGGTTGCCCTTAAAAAGTAAATTCGTACATACTACTGTGAATTGACTTTATGCAATGAAGGTTGAAATACTGAAGTCACTCTGTTAGCACAGGATATTAGTATAGTCACTTAATTTTCAGCTGTAATGATGAACACAGgaacaaacattaaaacaagTATGTGGGGGGAAGATACTGTCTACTAATACGTTGTGCTATTAAATACCCCTTGGCAACACCTGCCATCAGGTTCATGTGTTATTTGAGACCCTTGTGTATTTCCttaaactaaaaacaaaactggattAAAACAGATATCTGCTAAAACTGCTACTACTATATTTCTTGTTTGAAAATGTTCTAAGTTTTACCTGAAAGAATGTAGAAATATATGCATTAATGCTAACAGACAAGGCTTTTTAACAGTGATAATGATCTCTCCCTCTGCAAGATAGCATCTCACTCCGAAGTTTACTCTTTCAATCTGACATTGAAATCATTGTTGAGTCTgaattcttttaattcttttgcaGTCAGGCTTTTGTATGGTTATGAAGAGAAACTTTTAAGATGTTGTGGCAGAGTGCCTACCTTTTTAAGAGAGAGGCAGTTTGGTGGTACTAGATGCATCAAAAGTCTTGTGTAATAGGAAAAACAACTGAGAATTAACTTGATTCACCTTTGCCAAAAGCATGTCCTGACTTCACCTAGCAGAAGTGGTACTCGATTTCACACATCAGAAGTGACTGAAATGATGTTTTGCAATCTGGACGTTTTGGAACAATGCAAAGAGGCAGTa
This Phalacrocorax aristotelis chromosome 3, bGulAri2.1, whole genome shotgun sequence DNA region includes the following protein-coding sequences:
- the TRMT11 gene encoding tRNA (guanine(10)-N(2))-methyltransferase TRMT11 isoform X2, coding for MITSVFELWGHGRSVGELYASLKNYPMDKMLPYLQSDSTYKVHIHTFNKTLTQAQKIKKIDALEFLPFKGKVNLKNPEHIFWILEDYGMDPNNVPEEPFHLYFGRWIADGQRELIESYSVKKRHFIGNTSMDACLSFIMANHGRVKPNDVVYDPFVGTGGLLISSAHFGAYVCGTDIDYNTIHGLGKASRKNQKWRGPDENIRANLRQYGLEKYYLDALVSDSSRPIWRKGMLFDAIITDPPYGIREATRRTGSQKETVKSAERSTENHIFVSSNYHLSDIFFDLLKFAAEYLVMGGRLVYWLPIYRPEYTEEIIPRHPCLKLISNCEQMLSSHTSRRLITMEKVKEFKDQDQNSYLLDGQYMPYRGHNSFREKYFSGVTKRIAKEEKDNQK
- the TRMT11 gene encoding tRNA (guanine(10)-N(2))-methyltransferase TRMT11 isoform X3, translating into MDKMLPYLQSDSTYKVHIHTFNKTLTQAQKIKKIDALEFLPFKGKVNLKNPEHIFWILEDYGMDPNNVPEEPFHLYFGRWIADGQRELIESYSVKKRHFIGNTSMDACLSFIMANHGRVKPNDVVYDPFVGTGGLLISSAHFGAYVCGTDIDYNTIHGLGKASRKNQKWRGPDENIRANLRQYGLEKYYLDALVSDSSRPIWRKGMLFDAIITDPPYGIREATRRTGSQKETVKSAERSTENHIFVSSNYHLSDIFFDLLKFAAEYLVMGGRLVYWLPIYRPEYTEEIIPRHPCLKLISNCEQMLSSHTSRRLITMEKVKEFKDQDQNSYLLDGQYMPYRGHNSFREKYFSGVTKRIAKEEKDNQK